The genomic stretch GATGAATTTCCTTTTTCTTCCAATCTATATTAACTATGGAAAGGAATATTTAGATAATTATTAATCCTATTTATTAAACAAACAACCACAGAGCTTACTTGTCGCTCTATGGTTAAAAATCAACTTTTCAAAGAAATTGTTTCTACTATACCCACTTTCATACCGACATTCATAAGTGAATTTATTTGTTTGCTAATATTTTGCATGCACACTTTGATTATTAATATGTGATAGATTTGCGTTATAAATGTCATTAATTAACACCCAATTTAATGCCATGTTTTGTCATTAATTAACATGCAATATCTAAGGTATAAGTTAACTACTCCGCAATGTTGTgtgatttaattttgtttttaattAAATCAATTTAATTATATGTCGGAGCTACCCCTGATCTTACGGCTGACTTGATATGTTTATGCAACCAAAACAACAAAAATCTTCGTAGTCATACAACTCTCTAAATTAATTGGACAAAATATTTTCTAATTTATCCTAAAACGACAATTTTTTTAAACTTAACTTATATGGCAAGACCTATAGGCAAATTTTCATTTATGACGGGGTATTTCGTCTTCaacttaagacgggtcaaatatgtacATGTGGGATTTAGATATAAAAGCATAATGCATAAGTAAAAGTAAAAGATTGTCATATGTATATATGAACATAATAATAAGAGACGATATTTTACCCGTTTTAATATATATCCGTCTTGAAGAAGACTAATTAGGAATCCAATTTGAAGaataaacataaaataaataaaagcttaccaaataaataaataaaagcttacgaacaaaaaaaaaattaaataaaaaaaaaagagataaaaatcAACCATGAATGAAAGAATAATAAAAGCTTGCGAAAAATCAGACAAACGTACTAAtgtaaaacaaaatacaataacagAAATAGTCGATGAAGACTTCAACGTAATAACATACGAGTACTATAAATACAAGGAAAAAATAGTTTACAAAAGTTATAAAATTCTCTAGCTATACGTTTTTTTTTCCATTTGAATGATAAGGAAATAGTGTAGCGGTGTAGGTGAGACGGAGTGAAATGAGAAGGGGAAGGGAATGTACTccgttgtaatttttattttgattGCTGAGCGAATGAGGAAATGTGAGTAAAGTAgggtttttagttaaattttatgACTGGTCATGTATTTAAGctaatgtatttttattattgggTATGTTTTGAAGTAGTCAATTTTTAATGTCATATATCATGTATGGCATTTTAGCATCTCCGTTCATATCTGTCGTCTAACAAATTCAAGaaagtattattattataaacacaaacttttattattattattttgactAGGATACTCTCTGACGCTATCTTTCAAGCGCGCTGGGTAAACCCACATATACAGGGGCGAGTCCAGAAATTATTTTATGGTGTAGCAACATAATTAAAATAGATACTAATAAAAAAcggtaatgataaatacagcTTTTAGGGCTGTATTTAAGAACTAAATTACTTCCCAAAATGGAATTAAATTAGGAATTTATGACACAATTACGCGTAAATTAATGTCATTAATGCTTAATTTAaggtttttttttcctttttagttACCTTAAATGCAGCCCTAACCCTTAGGGCTGTATGTATCATTTTCCAATAAAAAATGTCTTATTGATATTCTACATGTAAATATTTAGCTTGTATACATTTATACTTCTTTGCTACTAAAGTAAAGGGtagtaaaaacacaaaaacaggtCCCAAGATCGCATAATTTTTAAGTTCAACATGTGTAAAATCTCTAGTCGTAAATAGTCTTATTATCAAACATGAGGTCTACATGAGGCAACAACTATAATGTTTGTCGATCATATAATAATCTGTTTATGTAATTGGTTTATATGATATTTTTTTACTGATCAAAAGATTTTTCTTGCTTTAAAAGAAAAAGTTTGgtataataaaaatagaatataCGTATAATTGTGTTTATTTAGTGTAGCCAAAGGCTACAATTAAATTTCAATCTTAAATAGTCTAATTATGGAGGTTTTTAATGCACTTCAATCAACTTGAATGTAAATGTAATTTCCTACTCATAGAAAATTAGGAAGTTGATTACAGATTTATAGGACGAATTAAAGGTCACGTAAATAGCAAAAGCATTTAATAGGGATATAGAATATGAATTGCCGCATGAGATTAGTGCGTATTTACATTGATATAAATGGATTAAATGCTTCTTTAATGATTAATTAATGGTGTAGCAAAACAattttttctcttaattttttttgaaaatggtgTAGCAATTGCTACACCAAACCTATGCGTGGGCTCGCCCCTGCACATGTATATATGTGATAACATGCAAACCACATATATATTAGGTATGCTACTCGATAGTGATGAGTTCAAAGTCTACAAGACATAGGCTGAGGCCATAAATATTCCACAATATCAAGCATGAAATTATTAATATGTATAGAACTTTTTGGAGCCTCTTTTTCTAAACGAAGagagaaaagggtttagggttttcgAAAAATCAAGAAATTATTAATATATGTACTCTATTTCACATTTTAGATATACATATATTAATACGTTTTAGAAAATATATGGCTTATAGACTTTCATTCAACACCTTGAATCATTAATTAATTTTGTTTTTATACAATAAACTTATCTTTGACCTATCCTATAAGATCAATTGTGTCGGTTCAAATTTTGACCCTAAATTAAGGAGTTAATAAAGTCGCGAGTCATGATTTATTTGTCTTGGCCTAAAATAAGCGGCTTAAGTCAATTTTTAAAAGGTCTAGACGAGATAAAATCTTCATATGCTCATTGTAAATCCGAATTTTAATAAAACTCCTTTGCACAAGTTTGATTATTAACATAGTATCTGCGTAATTTTGCACTGGCTCAATAGTTTGACGGGTATGATAGTTGATAATATGTTATTTAATATAGCGATAAACGCGTATGTGATAAACTAAATAATGTTGGCCCAAAGAAATTTCCGAAATATATATTGTAAATTATAACAATGtgataatattttattttatttttcgtgTTTTCATTCAATAAGTATGGAGGAATATAATTTGGATGCGAAATGTGTAGTTAAAATCACGATATCTTTATTATGCTTATAATGATAATGAATCTCTTTACTGCTAATGAATTTGTAATTCAAActtaaaatcataattatgacTTGATAAAATTATAAAAGAttttaatcattttttttatacTATTTGTCATTAACGACATTTAAAATACGGGTTAGTTAGTGGCAATACTATGAACTATGAAATTTAATTATATAAATAGTATTGCCATTAAATAACCCTTAAAATGGCATTctcgtgcaatttgcacgggtttaaaattaGTGAGCTTTAAAAGAATTATTATCGACCCATGTATTTCGTTGAAAAAAAATATGGTCTCATTAAAAATGCGTCAGCTTTGACAATAAATTGTAGAATCTTTTACGTTGTGCCGCTACACAaagtgcaaaaaaaaaatacattatattgtttcatgttaggattaatttacaTGGCGTTACATTGTGCAATTATATGGGATTATTAGAGTAATTATATCAGATTATTTTATATGGCCTTACGTGGTGGTTTAAAGTTGGTTTCTTTTAAAGAACAATTTTTGTTTGTCATTTAGAAATAACGTCATTGATAGAGTGTCttatattataataaaattaTGAAGTATATACCATTATTGTTTACTTTTTAGTTACCCTATATTTACAAAATAATATTATGAGTTGAATATTTAACAATTCAACTACACCGCTTTAAAATGTGCACGAGTCACGATTTTAattttgtcctattttattaattaacaaactaaatgaaaaatgggttaaattTTCCATTTTAAACTTGCACGAATTCTACAAACGTGCACACGTTTGTCTAAATGAAAAACAGGTTTAACAATTTGCACGGGTATGTAACTATTTAGACCAATTCACTTTTACAAGTTTGTGGCTATTTCAAGAGTCACAAGCAAAAAAGGACTGAAAATTCTGATTTGCGATAATGATAAACGCGTTCAACTAGAATAAATAACGTAGTTTATAAAGAAGTTTTCGAGAAATTATAGTACAATTTACTTATGATTTTACGCCGTAACAACTTATTGTTATGCTTTGGAAATTGAGGAGTTATGACTTGGTTCTATAGCAACCATTATTAACCCATGATTCTACAACAACCTAAACAACaatcccgtgcaatttgcacgggtataaaactagtaatCAATCAATGAAATACACGGGAAAAAAACGACAACTATTCTTTAAATAACCAATCAATAAAAGATAAACAATCTTTAGTCAATCTTTTATagacaacaatttttttttctaattgtCCAATATACACAATAAAATCATTTATAAagtatattattattgttattattattattattattattattattattattattattattatttttattataaaggatgcgcgcagctatcattaatagaaaaacaaaagtttacatgaaattggtggggaaccgagaaacaagctgggctccctcactcttagcaacagcaaagctaagtctagtaaaaatgtaagcggccatcCTGAGcccccttattattattattgttattattattattattattattattattattattattattattattattattattattattattattattattattattattattattattattattattattattattattattattattattattattattattattattattattattattcttaaaaAAGCTATTGAATAGATATAACACTATTAAGAAAAATTGTATCACATGTTTTATGAGCATTATTATCAGAATGTATTCATAAAAAGAAAACCTATTGAATAGTTATAACAGTACTAAACTTTATATACGGAGTATACCCCATCCATGCTCTTCAACAATCAAAGAATGAAATACAAACAAATTATTCAAAATTATACACTACATCCTCATGGTAACATTATGAATATGGTAAAACGGGCGTACGACTTAATACTATAAATTATACTATTTCATATTATTTATTACGTGCATATTATTATATAAGAGTACCATACTTACAGTTTGTGGGATTTTTTTTATAAAGGTATATACAATTAGCCAATTATTTATGTGTGTTTTTCAACCTCATAACTATGTTCTACAAAGGATGTTGGGTAAAAAGGTTTACATTAATTTAGTGTAAAATCGTGTACTAATAATTTATATACCCTCACAAATTAAAAAATATGGATAGTAACAAGTTTTAGTCTATAAGTAAAGTTCTATTAGACAAACGTTGGAAGCATGAAAATTTATAATAACGGATAAGGTTAGCAAAATATGCTTAAGAAGGTTTACTATCAAATTAATTTAGCagaattagaaaaaaaaattaataactagCAGATTCTATGAAACTTTATTATTTTCATatatttaaaattataaaaaaaaatcctTTCATATGGTCCATTCCTACCGAGTTTTTAATAACTTAATTTCATATGGTCCATATTGTAAAAATTACACAGAGATTGTTGTGTAGTATTTAAAACATAAGGAAAAAAATGATACGTAAAGATCAAATGTATACCTCTTAAGCAATTCAATACTTATTGTACACGTGTACCATTTAATTAAAATTATTTAGATCATGTATATTGTGATTATTATCAAGGAATAGAGATGTTGGGCGGGTACAATGGGTGCCGCACTACACCCGCCTCCGTTGGGGTGGGTATGGGTAGAGCATTCGCAGAGGGGTACGGGTATAAATATTCCACTCGTGATGGGTGGTGGGACGGGGCTATACCCGCCTACACACCAAATATGTTTGAATTTTTCATGATTTAAGAATTTATGGTAATTTTTAACTAATGATTTATAAAATTTATGGGACGAGTGTGATTCGCTTAGCTTACATTTGAACTTATCATCGATATGAAATGAGATATGAGTATAAGCACATTGGTTTATGAATGCTTGAGTGAAGATATGAGACACGTGCATAAAAAAGTCTTCACCGATTATTATACCAATATATATCAATTTGATCTGAATGTTAGGAGTATTATAAATGTTGAATCTCAATTCGGTATTGTACTTTAATTTGAATGTGTAAAATGTTATACATTTATACTATAATATTGAATGATATTATAATAAATTTCAAATGActgtttatatattttttaaaCGTGTCCGTGTAATTTTGCACAGGTTCTAAACTAGTGTTATATGATAAAGTTGTTCACTTCAAATCCACATATATTGATTGTTGCCTTTGATTGTTGGTTAATTTGTTTGGAGTATTATGCAGGCAAGCAAACAACTACTCTATACTTTAAATAAGGCCTTGTTTGGTTGCCTATCTAATTCATGGAAAAattaaaatcccatgaattgtaaAAAATGAAGAGTGTTTGGTTGccattttttttttggcaaaatgTAGGCATTCAATTTTCTAGGAGTTTTGAATGCCTACATGATGGaggagttttttttttggtgaagggtAAGTATATATTAATCAAAGAATAAAGGTATACAATGTTTGATCACTTATACAATAATCAGCCTTCGACACAGAGCAACAAAAACTAGCTTACAATACCAAAGCTAAGAAATAGAAGAGATCCATTGTTGATCATGAGGTTTGAGTAGTCTCTTATTCCTAGCTTTCCATCGGTCCTTAACTTCCTTCCAAATATGTTGAACAAGTACAGTGGGATGGATAACCTGTTGAAGAAGCCTTGCCTTGTTCCTAGCAGACCAAACAGTGTAAATAAGCCCAACATAACAAGCACCTGCAATTAGTTTCTGCAAAACACTGCAACGTGATCTGGCAGAAAACCATCTGACCATATCATGCTCAGAAAAATTGATTCGAAGTTTCAGTTTCATTAAAGCCAAGCATCTCTTAGCGAATTCACACCCATTGAAAAGATGATCATGTGTCTCAGGTTCCTTTTCACATAAACAGCAGAGGACATCCTGGCATACCCCCATTTGAACCAGTCTATCTCTGGTGAAGAGACGTTGGTGCAAGCTTGCCCAGTAGATAAAGGAGGTTCTAGGTACATTGAGTGGGTTCCAGCAAATGAATCTCCAAGGGACCTTTGACCTAGAGCTTTGAAGCCATTTGTAGCCTGAAGCAATGGTGTAAGAGGAAGGCCTATGTTGTCACACATTATCAGAGTAACCAGATTTAACCAAGTCCTTGACCTGAACTATTTTCTTCCATGACCAGCTGCAGTCCAAAGGAGCTTTATAGTCAGCCCAGGCACACCCTTTCATATAAACGTGGTTAACCCATTTAACCCACGGATGATCTTGCTTTGTGGCTAGCCAGCTGGTATACCTTCCCAAAAGAGCTTTGTTCCAAAGTTTTGCATTCAGAATACCCAATCCCCCTTCCTCTTTAGGAGTACAGCATTTCTCCCAAGCAACATTTGGGGCTCTAAGGTAAGAGTCTTTACCCCCATAAGAAGTTTCTACAAATAGCCTCCACTTTACTTATAATGCCAGATGGAAGGAGGAAAATAGAAGCCCAATAAGAGTGCATAGCAGATAAGACAGACTTCACAAGAGTCAATCTGCCTGCATAGGAAAGTTGCCTTGCACCTAGGGATCTGATACGTGCCACAATCCTTTCTATCAGCTTGCCCCCTTCAAACTTAGTAAGTTTTTTGGATGAGATAGGTACACCAAGATACTTGAAAGGAAGGGAACCCACTTTAAATCCAGAGATACTGATGATGTCTTCTATAATGTCTCCTTTAACACCATTGAAATAGATATTGGTCTTGTCTTTGTTCATGTGTAGACCAGAGGCAGAGGAGAAGGTAGAAAAACCCCTTAAGAGCCACATGATAGACGAAGCATTGCCCTTACAAAACATTAAGAGATCATCCGCAAATAAAAGGTGATTGAGTTTGATCTTTCCACACATGGGATGATATCTAAAGCCTTTCTGTTGAGCTACCACATTGAGGATTCTGGATAAATATTCCATACAGAGAATAAACAAGAGAGGGGACAGGGGGTCCCCTTGCCTTAAACCTCTTTTACCATGAAAGAAACCAAAGGATTGGCCATTAATATTGAGGGTGTAAGAGGGAGTGGAGACACAAACCATGATAAGATGGATAAAATCAGGAAGAAATTTGAGGTAAGTTAACATTTGATGGATGAAGTCCCACTCAACAGTATCATAAGCCTTCCTTAGGTCAATTTTAATCAGGAACCTAGGAGATGCAGCCTTCCTGTTGTAGAGTCTAACAAGGTCTTGGCAAATTAGAACATTGTCCACAATATTTCTCCCTTTAATAACCCCCCCTTGACTCCTATAAACAATATGGGGAAGCACCTCACTCAATCTAGCACACAAAATTTTAGCTATACACTTGTAAAGAGTATTACAGCAGACAATAGGTATGTACTCCAGTACACTAACAGGGTTCTTAGTCTTTGGGATAAGAGTCAGAGTTGTGGTGTTTACCTGTTTCAAAAGATTACCAGTAGACAGAAAATCCATAATAGCACCAGTAACATCCTTGCCTATAATGTCCCAGGAATCCTTGTAAAATTGGCTAGTGAATCCATCTGGACCTGGAGATTTAGAAGCAGGAATAGAAAACATGGTATTCTTGATCTCCTCAGGGGTGACAGGCTTATGAAGGAGAgacttgagttggtcaatcacaGGACTAGTTCTGACAGTAGCTTTGTGAACAGGGAGAGTAGCACCATTAGAACCTAACAAATGATTATAGTAGGCCAGGAAAGCATGTTCAATACCATCAGGGTCAGTATACAGGTTACCATCTTTATCTTGAATTTGAAGGATTTTATTTTGCACTTGTCTAGCTCGAATTTGGCTGTGAAAAAATCTGGTATTTTCATCCCCTTCACTAACCCAATCCACCTTAGATTTCTGGCTAAGAAAGCTGAAGTGAGCTTTAGCAAGTGATCTATAAGCATCAGCAGCACCAGATTCTGCCTCCATGAGCAAAGTGTTACCAGGATCTTTTTGCAACCGAACTTGAAGGTCATCAAGCTGAAACTTAGCAATCCCCACAGCTTTTTCAATATCAGAGTATCTGTTCCTGTTGAGCTCTTTCAAAGGCTGTTTCAGACTTCTTGATTTGGTTACAACTTGAAACATCCATGAGCCAGTGACCTTATTATGCCAGTGGTGCTGTATGATATCTTTAAATTGTGGATCAGatccccacatattaaaatatctaAAATGAGGACGTTTTTGTCTAACCACTCTCCTATAACAGATACAAGGGTTATGGTCAAACAAACCTTCAGGCAAAAAGAAACCATAAGCATCAGGATATAATTGTAACCAATCCTCATTAATCATAAATCTGTCTAACCGAGAGAAGACCCTAGATGTAGGCTCTTGCTTATTATTCCAAGTAAAATAGGCAccttgagccttgatatccatgaTCTCACAATAGTCTACACAGTCCTTGAAACCAAGAATTTCATTCCAATGCACAGGCCTCCCAATTGTTTCATTAAAGTCCAACAAATTATTGAAATCACCACATACACACCAAGGGTCATTCCAAGTATCCTTTATTCTTTTAAGAGCTTCCCAAAGATTTAACCTTTCCACCTCCTCATTAGAACCATAAACCACAGTAAACATAAATCTATCTCCAGAAACAAGCTCAGTGACAATGGCAGAAATAAGTTGATCAGTCATTGTAGTAATAGTTAAAGAAAAAATTTGAGGAACCCAAATGAGCAAGATTCTACCCCAGGATGAAACTGAATATTGCTTACTCCACTCCAATGCTGGCCTAAGGTATTCAATACTCCAGAACAATCTtgagtttttattttagtctcaaCTAAGTCAAATAAGCCAACATTATTATTATAGAGAAACCTTCTTATTTCTAGTTGCTTATTAAGCTTATTCATACCCCTCACATTCCAGCTAcctatattattcattattaataAGAGGTTGCTTATCCAGTCTCCCATCCATTTTCTTAGTAGGGCTTGTAAGAGCTTCAGCATAAGTAGGAGATTTAGGCACTTCCTGAGATGTAGAAGGATGATGCTCTTGTCTTACCATTGTAGTGACCACAGTGACAGGAGATAAAGAAGTAGAGGCAGGGACCCTAGAGTGCCCAGCAGTTACAAGAATATCAGAATGAGCAGCTACAGGGACATTAGATTGCACCACAGTAGCAGACACTTCAGCACCAGCACCTGCAGGAACACTAGGTTGCACAACAGCTGGCTTAACAACTGGTTTCCATACTTGTTTCTGTTTGGGAGGAAGCCTTGGTTCTTGTTTCTTTTTACAGGCCACTTGATCATGTTCTATTCCCTTACATAAGGAACAAATGACTGGCTTCCATTCATATTCAATAGGGACACAATGTTCAACTCCTTTCTCATATTTGAAGAAGATTCTCTCAAGAAATGGTTGCCCCACTTCAACCTCAACCATAATTCTGGCGTACCCTAACCTAGTTTTGTCAATAGTAGCTTCATCACACCTCTTGAATTTGCCAATCAACGAGGCTAGCTTCCCCAGGCTAGAGGCACTCCAAAATTTGAGACCCAATCCACATAACCTAATCCAAATAGAGACAAATTTAACTCGTTCCTTAGCCATGCTATAGTTCTCAGACCAGGGTTTGACAATAAgaggtttattatcaaacatgGGGAAACCTTGTTGGAGTACCAGGTTCCTACATTCCATGGTAGGGAAATGCACCAGAAACGCATCATTGGGTAAGAAAGAGATTTTATCATATTTATATTGCCCCCAAATTCGATTAACAAACCCCGACAACAACTCCCATGGAGGATTCCCCCCTAAAACATAGCATACCACTGCTGTGGACCAATATTCCAACTCAGGTAGGACATCCTCAGGAAGCAATTGTACTGTAACATACCAGCATTAGATTTAGGCGAAGAAGCAGGAGAATGAGACTTACCCGAGACTTTCGTCCAACCTTCTTCGTCAGGCTCAATTTCCTCATCAGAATCAGTATGAGCATCTTCATTAATAACACTGAGATTCAGAACTGGTATGCCAACTATTTCTCCAACAGTCTTTGTTGTCTTAGCATCTGCAGTACCTGGAATCAGAGATTCAGATACCACAGATACATTATCCTTCGGAATATCATCAGCAGGACCAGAATCAGAAATAAGAGGCACGGTTGCAGACGGCGAACTTGAAGATTTCATATCTAAGTTTAAATCGGAACAATTGCTAAAAGAAAGTCTAGTTTTTGCTTTTGATTGCTTTGATTTACTCGGCTTTTTGGTGTTTTTCCCCTTTGCCATTTGCAGAGAAGAGAAACCCTAAAAACCCAGAAAAcctagagagaaggaagagcttTCTCTCTCCATTACTCGTCTTTTTTGATGGAGGAGTTGGATTACCTACTCCCCCCTAGGTAGTTGACAACTCCTAGGAATTCAACTCCTACATCCGCAACCAAACAAGTTTTTCGGATTCACGTGAATTTGTATATAGGAAAATAATTCACGTGAATTGCATTTTCCGGTGTTAATCAAACTCCAAGAtgaaccaaacgaggcctaaGGTGATAACAACcacgttatttttttttttggagtattATGCAGACTTTTAACACTACGTGTATATTACGAGCAAAAGAACTGGTTGTATATTAAAAATTCATGTAGACATGTTACCTGCCTACTCTAGAATCGAACCTGGCCCCTCTTCTGGATTAAGACATATTTGAGCCTTTTAATACAAATCGTTTCAAGCAAACCCCAAAAAATAACTTTTTTTTAAGTTAAAAAAAACATTCGCAAAGATTAGTCGTGAAAATTTTGGTGCATCTCCAACCAATTTGCAATTAGGATCATCCCCATTTTTTCCACTTTCCATTCTCTTCCATTATCTCTCAATAGCTTAGATTTTGTCCCAAAACGATGTAACAGTGAATTATTTGGTGGGATAGAGAATGAATAAATGATTTAATATTATTGTATTAGAGGAAATGGAAGGTAATGGGTAAAAAAATAAATGGGGAGAATCCATGCTCCTAATTTGGacctaaataaattaattttaaaGTAGAGGCCAAAACCTCAAGAACTTAAAACGGCCGAACCAAATCCAAATGGATCTAGTCTGTGTTAAGTCCAAACGAGTTGCCTAGACCCTAAACGTGCTTAGCTCGACTTGCAAAGTTGTAAGTTGTAATTTGTGGTGCATAGAGCTGATAAGTCCGATTCAATCCAACCCAAACTCGATCAAACTCGACCCAATAGAATTCGGGAATATTGCAGTCCAAAACAGTCCAAAATTCGACCAATCCGACCTGATGATGACCCGTAACCAGACACAACCGAATAATTAGTGACCAGAACCCGAACCAGCCCGACTCGATATAACCCGACTTGGTATTGAGCCTATTTAATTGATGATCCGACAATTATAAGCTTActattgatcaaaatgaaagcgATTTAGGTTTTATTTTgatatttaacttaattaataATGAAGTAATAAACCAAATAATGGTCGAAAACTAATATTAATAGTTAAAAATTGAAGTAATGCGATAAAATGACTAGgccgacccaaacccgactcaATACATCATTTGACCCCAAATGACCCAGCCAAACCCGACTCGACCAGAAATATTAGCTTACTCGATATCACCCAAACCTGATATGACCTGACccaacccaaacccaaacccaaccaGACCTAAACTCGACCCGATTGCCACCTATGTGCAAGACCATTCAAAGGCCACACGGCCCACACAACATAAGcccatcatttgaaacaaaattctcAACAAAGCCTCCATTTGCTTTTTAGTACTTGCTTACTCACTTGTTCATCATTTGCCGTACTCTGCCGCCATTGACAGCTGAGCTCAGCAATTGCAGTTTATTGTCTACCCTAAAATGTCTAAGCCTAACCTTTATACCCGTCTTGCTGGTATGTTTTCATCAACCCAAAAGGCTAAAACCTCCTTTAAACCCTCCACACTCCCTAAACCCACTAATTCACCCGTCTCAGCGCCGTCGAAAACCGTAAACCAGAAAGTAGATGATCTCTTAGATGAAAAGGATTCTCGCATTTTGGTTGAAAAGTTCAAGCATTTGTCGCAATATAGTTATTTCAGAGAACGGTGTCGCGAAGTCTATAAGTTGACTATTCATCGCCTCGCTGTGGCGAAGCAGTATGAATTGATCGAGGAAGCGTTAGAATCCCAGAAAAAGTATGTTTCCAGCGAAGGGTTTGCTTCAAGGATTATTCATTTATACGGGAAATCCGGCATGTTTGATCATGCGTACAAGCTGTTTGATGAATTGCCGAACAAAAAGCGTACACAAGGGGTGAAATGCTTTAATGTGCTTTTGGGAGCTGCCGCTAATTCGGAGAAGTACGACAAGGTTGTCGAGTTGTTTCGTGAGTTGCCTGTGAAGCTGTCGATTAAGCCGAATGTGGATTGTTATAACACGACTATGCACGCGCTGTGTAAGATGGGTTTGGTTGATGAAGCCGTGTTGTTGCTTGATGAGATGAAGGAGAATTCACTGGACATAAGTGTTGTGTCGTATAATACGCTTTTGTGTGCGTACTATGAAGCTGGGGAGTGTGAGAAAGGTAATAAGCTATGGGAAAGGATGGTGAAGGACGGTGTAGCTCCGGATAT from Silene latifolia isolate original U9 population chromosome 2, ASM4854445v1, whole genome shotgun sequence encodes the following:
- the LOC141639974 gene encoding uncharacterized protein LOC141639974; its protein translation is MSKPNLYTRLAGMFSSTQKAKTSFKPSTLPKPTNSPVSAPSKTVNQKVDDLLDEKDSRILVEKFKHLSQYSYFRERCREVYKLTIHRLAVAKQYELIEEALESQKKYVSSEGFASRIIHLYGKSGMFDHAYKLFDELPNKKRTQGVKCFNVLLGAAANSEKYDKVVELFRELPVKLSIKPNVDCYNTTMHALCKMGLVDEAVLLLDEMKENSLDISVVSYNTLLCAYYEAGECEKGNKLWERMVKDGVAPDIHSYNFKIRGLINDGKLPEALELAMQLKDKGVKPNVGSYNVVIQGLIKDDDLVSVKEWYGKLLESRLLPNKTTFGILVPFLCQRGDYGFAFEVCEIMLKRRFSLIDEAILQNVVDGLAMNSTIDKAKVLVELGLSNSYAAYHLVMPASV